GACCGATTTTGGAAGAAAGAAAAAGCCATTGTTGGAACTTGGAAGTTCGGCTATCATTTATTGTTTTCATGGTAcaattttttatttcgtttttaataatttctatgtttttgtgattgttgtaacctaatctagttagcccaaggactaatttgagaaattgttaaaattttagggttttttcattgatgaatgagcatgtgttttgatgtttaatggtagaaaatgcatggttgttgttagataaacaacatttgtaaagtgatttttatgaaaaatgtcaattagggattaaattatgaaatatgataaattatgtggtaaaagtgtgaataaatgaaaaatatgggctgatatgtgtACTAgaaaaattcggctagcatgggtgtggattgaattgcatgaatttgtgatttcataaaataatgactaaattgtaagaatgttaaaatgttaggggcaaaaaggtaaatttatcttaaattgtgttgtggattaaattgaataaaaatatgacTAAATAAGTTagttttgattacatatagatcaagaaaagtgaaatctAGACTTAGATCAGGAAAGAACAAAGTCTCGGAATAATCGACTAATTTCATCGTTTttgcatctgaggtaagttcgtatgcaatgaactttattataaatgtatttattatgctttgatattgcataaactgtgaataCGAGACTACGTATATGTGCGACCATGATTCGACAACGATTCGGCAttagaaatcccggttgaaccttgggaatagattaggatgcgaatgacatgtcattaggggttaccggtattgtgattatgtgatccaggtgctggtcatgtacgacttaccggtggctgagtattcCAACATCTGTTGCgaatacttgacagcttgtgtgagcagcactgcgtAGCTATGTCtcgacccacagcttgtgtgaacaggctcgctgatagctcgagagtgagcatatatATGATGACACTTAATATGcaagattgagatagcttcggttatatTTAtgaggcacttagtgtgcgatatttcctgagtatccaatattattccgaaatggttcaatgggtaaatgaaagatgtgatttagtatgtgattgatacgagatggtacaggtatgtacatgagtTGTATAAGCTTCAAATCGATGAAACTTGTGAAGGTTATGTATAACATCATGATTGAGTacatgaaaggtttgttagttaaagAAAAATACATGTTGATAAATTCgaattattgaattatatatttatgaCTAATTGAGCTtgttttatacgagcttactaagctatatagcttactttatGTAATATTTTCGTGTTTTGTAGAGAATCAAAGCTAGTTCGGATTCAGAATTCGTCAAAGACTCCACCATATTTAGGGcttcgtaggctcatattagggacaatttgaatgtatttgatttgaattacatttgtttgatgaattttgatttgaattgTTTGATGAATTTCGATTTGAATTACATTCGTCCAAGACTGTCCAATGTTTCAGACTATGAAAGTAATTTTAGCTTCGAGTCAATGCACTTTGGACGGAACTCAGTGGATTTGAGCTCTCCACATGATTTCTCATACGTGTCGCAGGACAGTGACAATTTTTCAAACTTATCTACTTCAATGGTAAGTAAGaaagatatgatatatatatacacacccaCGAAcagatatatatgtgtattaaattACTCAAGGACTAAAGCCTGGAAAGCATGCATAAATTCATTGATGTGACTGTGAGACAGGCTAGTACAACACAACACATTATATTCACCAAcgaaaataaaacatcaaaagcCCCGGTTCTCACTTcgattaaaacataaattttcatcATACGTATTTTTCAAAAAAGATATATACACTTTTCAGGTTTGtctaactaatacttataaacgagataacaataaaaaaaatacgatgtttcatctcaaaatcatcaaatatcATCGGTGAAAGTGGAATGAATTAACCAAGTCCAGGTTTCGCCCTCTTTACACACTTCCCATTTACGTtacaatatatgcatatatttaattaattatttgtattattCTATGTTCTAGGAAAATGTGTGTAAAATATCTGGAAATAATAATATGGATGAGTTTTATGCTATTGGGGGAAACATACAGGAGGACGTGGAATCCGAAATGAGGAGGCTAAAGCTGGAGCTAAAGCAAACTATGGAAATGTATAGTACTGGCAAAGAAGCACTCACAGCAAAACAGACGGTTAGAGTGTCAACTAATATCTGCTTATACTGTTCCTCAACATACTTTGACTAGTTAGAACTTTGTGCATAATTACACCACAACAGGCAAGAGAACTCCAGCTGTGGAAATTGGAAGAGGAACGGAGATTGGAAGAGGCACGACTTGCTGAGGAAGCTGCATTAGCAATAGCAGAAAAGGAGAAAGCTAAGTCAAAAGCAGCAATGGAAGCCGCTGAAGCGGCTCAGAGAATTGCTGAAATTGAATCACAAAAAAGGGTGAACGCAGAAATGAAAGCGTTCAAGGAATCAGTGGAAAAGAAAAAGGCACTTGATGCATTAGCACATTCAGATTACAGGTACAGGAAGTACACAATAGAGGAAATTGAAGCTGCCACTGAATTCTTCTCAGAAGTTCTCAAGATTGGGGAAGGGGGTTATGGCCCTGTGTATAAAGCCCGTCTAGATCATACTCCCGTTGCAATTAAGGTTTTGCGACCAGATGCAGCACAAGGAAGGTCACAGTTTCAGCAAGAGGTATGGCTTCCAAATGGATTTTAGTATTATGAGCCTGTAGAGCATTAATTCTAATTGCTGAGAAACAAAAACATTGTAGGCTGAATATGCATGCTTTAGTTACTAGTGTATTTAcagaatgaattttaaaattcggCTGCTCTAAGAACTAAACTTACAGGTAGAAGTTTTAAGCTGCATACGGCATCCAAACATGGTTCTCCTGTTGGGAGCCTGCCCAGAGTATGGATGCCTAGTGTATGAGTTCATGTCTAACGGGAGCTTAGAGGACCGTCTCTTCAGGAGAGGGAACACTCCGACTCTCTCTTGGCAGCTTAGGTTCAGAATTGCAGCTGAAATTGGAACAGCCTTGCTGTTCCTCCACCAGACTAAACCCGAACCCATAGTCCACCGTGACTTGAAATCAGCCAATATCTTACTTGACCGCAACTTTGTGAGCAAGATTAGTGATGTTGGGTTGGCCAGACTAGTTCCTCCATCTGTGGCTGACAATGTAACCCAGTATCGGATGACCTCCACAGCAGGAACTTTCTGCTACATAGATCCAGAATACCAGCAGACAGGCATGCTGGGAGTGAAGTCGGATGTATACTCCCTTGGCATCATGCTTCTACAAATAATAACAGCAAAACCACCAATGGGATTGACTCAGCATGTGCAACGGGCTATTGAGAAGGGGACCTTCGCTCAAATGCTGGACCCATCTATTGATGATTGGCCGGTTCAAGAGGCCTTGAGCTTCGCAAAGATTGCACTTAACTGTGCAGAGCTAAGGAGGAAAGATAGACCCGATCTGGGCAAAGTTGTCCTGCCAGAACTGAACAGGCTGCAATTACTTgctgaagaaaccatgcacctcaCTTGGGAAGCTGGAAGTCCAGGACACTCCCCCAACTATAGCCAAGTTTCGCTGCAACTAGtaagttaattaattacaaaatgtCCGTCCTAATTTCTTCCTAACCATATCATCTTACTTCACATTTTTATGGTTTTTGTTGAACTTACTTCAAATTTAACACTTGatttgtttccttttctttttcttcgcaCGTCAGGAGCACTCCAGTTGTCCTAATTTTCTACACTCCGATGAATACTCAAGAAGTCCTCCCAACGAGAATCCATAGGTCCTTCCATGGCAAATTTAtgacatcataattaattaatatgtaCATATGCGTTTATCAATCAAATTTTGTtgtgttattattttatatttttaattaaaaatttaaatgaaaatttatatttctagaactTATTTTGTCATTGCGTCAAAACTTTAGTCTGATAATCTGTGTAGTTTTAGGcgaattttttgttttaaattagcCGAAGTCAACCTAACTCTCCAAGAACAGAAGATTGTAATGCCTACAAGGTGTTTGAAAAAATGCTCTCAAAGCATATTCACTAACTTTGAATAGAATACAATGGGATAAAATGGAATCAAATGAGATGTAATGAGATGATTTGAAATGAGGGAGGAAGGTGACTCCTTGTGCGTgtgcacaaaaataaaatttaaaagtttgattttaaCTGCAAGCATACAACATCACTTAAAAGAAGtcaacaatttaattatttctatttaacAAGCATGCAAGAAAGGAGTCTAACTAGCTACTCACTAGTTTCTATATTACGATCAAACATAATTTGGAAGTGAATTACTCTAATTAACTACTTAATatgcaaaaggactaaattgtaaaattagataAACTAAAAAAACCAGCAAATTAATAACAAATAGCAGTTAGTTGACTTCTATATTGTAACGCCTCTAACATGCCTCCGTCGctgaattaaaattttgaagtatTAAAGAACAATAGAAACAATTAAATTTAAACGGAAACAATTAATCAATTCTACTGTATCTTTAAAACACTATTTAGCTACTCCTTTTTTTTCATCTCTTGTATATTGATCTTACCACGGGCCAAAAAAACACACGCTATAAGTATCATTTTTGCATTTATAAATAAAaggattgaaataaaaaatatgcatatctAAAGAAATGTGACAGATACATGAACAAATGATaaatgaaagagaaaatattacttatatatattgttttttccATAAAGATTACAATGAATGAAACTCTCTCAATGACATGTTTCTTTCTCCTTTATTCTctcttttgaaaaataataaataatgaccaatttgaaaaaaatgtaaatattaaaaaattaaatttattattactaatatttttatagttaattttatattttaaacattcTTTATATTAAATGATAGATCAGGTCTGATCCAACTGtattacaatatttttataaacattttaattaattgttttgcgaccactttaaattatttgttatattaaatGATAAATCAGGTCTAACATTTAATTATCTAATCAAAgagatttttttaatgaaaatgtctCATAGGGCGCATTTTCATCTgacatttttactttttctccaAAAACAACATATATCGGTAAATAAAAAGAACAACACAAATCTTTAAGGGAAAGGgacctttcttctttcttctgttttttgtattcttgaattttctctaTCTCTTTATTCTCAAAAccctaattatatatttttgatttCCCTTTTAGATTCATCAATCGAAACTTGCCAATTGCCAATAGTAATCTCCCTCGAAGAATCATCAAGGTTCCTCTTTCTATCTTCCTCTAATCCTTCTCGATTTTCCCAATTTGTTTGTTTCCCGAGATTTCTCAATAAATTCTtagttcttttaactttttttttcattttctcaatAAAACATTTTAGAATTCTGAAGCCatttttttggaagaaaaaaaatgcatggtttttttactttaaatcaaGAACGTATGTCTGGAAGTATTTTACGCTTGAACTATTAGCAATTTCTACTCAAATATGATGATTTTGCCACTtcctttttataatatatatttttttgcttttgttccatttaacaaattttaaagaagcataatgaaaatttgaaatttcacagATGCTAGCTGGTGATCAGGGTGGAAATTAGATCATTGGGATATTGAAATGATCAAATGACTTTTATGTACTATTCTGCTTACTTGATGGTTAACTTAACCACTTGAATGTCAAATAATGCTCAATAACCTATTATTTGCCTATGCATTAGGGAATAATaggcatttatttatttttagtatataagTAGTAAAAACCTGTCATCTTTCTTTAGGTCTTGAAGGAGGCCTTTAGGCTTTATGCTGAAAGTTGGGCAAGGGAATCGAAATAAAAACAGACTTTGTTCCTTGACCTCCATAAGATGTCTCAAGCACGAACCTAACGGTTTATTGCACATATAATATGCCGCATATTTTTCAAGTCATGCTATATACTTCTTGATTCATTACAGACAACTTATACATCAGAACACGCAGCAGTCCAGAGGCAGAGTATCGAGCACTATCTCATGGTATATGCGAAGGAGTTTGGATACAAAGACTTATGGGGTAACTAAAAGTGCCTTACACCAGGCCTATGAAGATGTACTGTAACAACCAGGCAGCTGTCAGCATAGCACATAATCCTGTGCATCACGATCGCACCAAACATGTGGAAATAGATCGccactttataaaagaaaaaatacactCAGAAGAAATGTGCATCACCTACCTACCTACTAGACAACAAGTTGCAGACGTGTTAACTAAAAGTTTGAGCAGAAACATGTTTGAAGAACTTATTGGCAAGCTGGGTTTGATAAACATCTACACTCCAGCTTGAGGGCGAGTGTTGGAATTCCTAAGATTTAAGGACAGAAAACTTACCTTATTACTAGGAGTTCccttgtaaatagaaactaatctcagtCACTGATTCTTAGGAAGTTACTGTTTTTTAGGGATTGTTTTCCTTGTTTGTGTTAATTCCTCTCTTTATAGGTGTAAACTAATTAGCAGAATGAATAACAATCTTTTTCTAAGT
The Gossypium hirsutum isolate 1008001.06 chromosome A07, Gossypium_hirsutum_v2.1, whole genome shotgun sequence genome window above contains:
- the LOC107934868 gene encoding U-box domain-containing protein 34 isoform X1, whose protein sequence is MDEFYAIGGNIQEDVESEMRRLKLELKQTMEMYSTGKEALTAKQTARELQLWKLEEERRLEEARLAEEAALAIAEKEKAKSKAAMEAAEAAQRIAEIESQKRVNAEMKAFKESVEKKKALDALAHSDYRYRKYTIEEIEAATEFFSEVLKIGEGGYGPVYKARLDHTPVAIKVLRPDAAQGRSQFQQEVEVLSCIRHPNMVLLLGACPEYGCLVYEFMSNGSLEDRLFRRGNTPTLSWQLRFRIAAEIGTALLFLHQTKPEPIVHRDLKSANILLDRNFVSKISDVGLARLVPPSVADNVTQYRMTSTAGTFCYIDPEYQQTGMLGVKSDVYSLGIMLLQIITAKPPMGLTQHVQRAIEKGTFAQMLDPSIDDWPVQEALSFAKIALNCAELRRKDRPDLGKVVLPELNRLQLLAEETMHLTWEAGSPGHSPNYSQVSLQLEHSSCPNFLHSDEYSRSPPNENP
- the LOC107934868 gene encoding U-box domain-containing protein 34 isoform X2 translates to MRRLKLELKQTMEMYSTGKEALTAKQTARELQLWKLEEERRLEEARLAEEAALAIAEKEKAKSKAAMEAAEAAQRIAEIESQKRVNAEMKAFKESVEKKKALDALAHSDYRYRKYTIEEIEAATEFFSEVLKIGEGGYGPVYKARLDHTPVAIKVLRPDAAQGRSQFQQEVEVLSCIRHPNMVLLLGACPEYGCLVYEFMSNGSLEDRLFRRGNTPTLSWQLRFRIAAEIGTALLFLHQTKPEPIVHRDLKSANILLDRNFVSKISDVGLARLVPPSVADNVTQYRMTSTAGTFCYIDPEYQQTGMLGVKSDVYSLGIMLLQIITAKPPMGLTQHVQRAIEKGTFAQMLDPSIDDWPVQEALSFAKIALNCAELRRKDRPDLGKVVLPELNRLQLLAEETMHLTWEAGSPGHSPNYSQVSLQLEHSSCPNFLHSDEYSRSPPNENP